CCCTGAATAATAAGGGTAGCATTACGGTAGTGGGTGATGATGACCAGTCACTCTACCGGTTCCGAGGAGCTACCGTGGATCTTTTCACCCAACACCCGGAAAGAATACATGACCAGCTTAACTTAACCCCCTCAACTTATTTACCTTAAAAGCAATTACCGCTCCACCGAAAATATAGTTAAATTTTGCAACCAGTTCTGCCAGTTGGACCCATTATTCCAGCCTGCCAGAGTTAAAGACAAACCACTCATTGAACCTAAAAGAGAAAAGGATTACATAGACTTCCCAGTTTTAGGACTTTTCAGGGATGACGTTCCAACTTTAGCCCGTGATCTATCAGATTTCATCCAAAAGGTCCTGAATGAGGGATACACATTCTCCCATAACGATGATGATTACACTATTCAGGCGGACACTGAAAAGGGCAGCCCTGCAGATTTATCCATACTCATGAGCTCACCACTGGAACTATCCTCAAGTGGTAAACAACGATTACCACTACTTCTAAGGAAATACCTGGAAAAACGTGACCTGAAAGTTTTCAATCCCAGGGGTAGTGACCTGGAACGAACCTGGCAAACTCGACTGCTCTGCGGCCTTATTCTGGAATGCATCGACCCGGAATGCAGGGTACAATCCACCATAGATAAATTACCCCACCAGGCAAAGCACAACTTCAACCAGTGGAGAGAAACTGCCCAGAAATATTTAAAAGAAAATCCAGAACCCAACAAACCATTATCATTAGATGAATTTGTCACAGCATGGCAGACACGAACACCAATTGGTAGGAATAAATGGAAACAGGATGTTCCTTTAATTGAACTTACCTACCAATTAGTAACATGGATACCTCAACTTAAGGATGATGTGGAGAGCCTGGTCTACTTGGAGGCAGTTACCCGGACCATTGCCCAGACCGGTATCTTCAACAGTTTCGGTGGTGAAATTCTCCACCACGATGATGAGGAACTTAACAACTCATCAGTGAGGGAGGCCATCTGGAACATACTGGTACCCATAGCCACCGGTGCCATTGAAATAGATGAGGGACTGCTGGAAACTCTGCCTGATGATAGAATCAATATCATGAGCATACACCAGGCCAAGGGACTGGAATTTCCCCTGGTCATCGTGGATGTGGGTTCAGACTTCAATAAAAACTACACAGCACAGGAGTTCAAACGCTTTCCCCGTGAGGGTGG
This DNA window, taken from uncultured Methanobacterium sp., encodes the following:
- a CDS encoding 3'-5' exonuclease, with protein sequence MDPLFQPARVKDKPLIEPKREKDYIDFPVLGLFRDDVPTLARDLSDFIQKVLNEGYTFSHNDDDYTIQADTEKGSPADLSILMSSPLELSSSGKQRLPLLLRKYLEKRDLKVFNPRGSDLERTWQTRLLCGLILECIDPECRVQSTIDKLPHQAKHNFNQWRETAQKYLKENPEPNKPLSLDEFVTAWQTRTPIGRNKWKQDVPLIELTYQLVTWIPQLKDDVESLVYLEAVTRTIAQTGIFNSFGGEILHHDDEELNNSSVREAIWNILVPIATGAIEIDEGLLETLPDDRINIMSIHQAKGLEFPLVIVDVGSDFNKNYTAQEFKRFPREGGKPCNMEDEIRTCSPLDEPGRTSRDRAFDDLTRQYFVAYSRPQDVLLLVGLNSLKDGYETKQGPRRISNVATGWSRDGKWHWNRLNNLKHI